A window of Fragaria vesca subsp. vesca linkage group LG7, FraVesHawaii_1.0, whole genome shotgun sequence contains these coding sequences:
- the LOC101312295 gene encoding uncharacterized protein LOC101312295: MPDPTVSEHRRRRRTRIPSETEKAWHILSILLTLRRPAAPEELAKRCQLFAATADKVLSLCSIPNSPITEEEGLVTVTVAAITALGEFVPESMMVMEMDMLRSFYPNAEIRKRKAADLEYPPAKRRLLFRNEDGEADGVLVCHHNMIEGNLNNERALVPLHLDYNAELSCLQMVIYEHEEEGDAGVWPSALMREESAGSLDACNVLDNLHKAEAGICNKQPIQVVRGERCFFDLNLPPSSSNWDDLAGSERLKHDKDFTGTIFLQEAQSNLGGIHESHSYKASMDQLKDDAEPIVQSTVKEGFVAEGDGKKFVLSEKVDAFGEAPTHCLDSENTMNVKALDKDQNMKKAETKTDFLSADCESPKKQPGNSFGKLKGMYTYLPSRERFLVESLEDNEVVNTPEQHNQNKSGQKSLSVEHKLKKNNTNSMHPKVADTTFISPKLERTKLPHFDDFIIEEEEGSGGYGTVYRARRKNDGKRFAIKCPHVKAHKQHVDNERKMLERFGGRNFIIKYEGSFRSGDSECFILEHVEHDRPEVLKKKIDLFELQWYGYCMFRALACLHKQGVVHRDVKPGNFLFSRNLSKGYLIDFNLAMDLQQKYAIRNKSKSNRHVSFGHVPLPQGKSALPNREKKFVRSDIVASKKTDDSNRNAGKRAQVVPLTNEPKMSVGNKLKSQRADGSGITSTKDVTDMTPSTEKVREPLPCLGRKELISLAQDVILSPNHDGLKSPASKRKRIAATPGKINSKIIYTTPMSLHFTGAAVSSATLLKSKGDGKHKREGPCAGTKGFRAPEVLFRSLHQGPKVDVWSAGVTLLYLMIGRTPFTGDPEQNIKDIAKLKGSEDLWEVAKLHDRESSFPVELFDVKSLPSMKLQNWCKAHTRRSEFFNVIPRSLFDLVDKCLTVNPRLRISADEALSHEFFALCHESLRKHRMSRRDSMGTQNVLV; encoded by the exons ATGCCCGATCCCACAGTCTCAGAGCACCGCCGCCGCCGCCGTACCAGAATCCCATCGGAGACGGAGAAAGCGTGGCACATCCTTTCAATTCTGCTCACTCTCCGCCGCCCCGCTGCTCCGGAGGAGTTGGCGAAGCGGTGCCAGTTGTTCGCCGCGACGGCGGACAAGGTACTCAGCCTCTGCTCGATCCCTAATTCTCCGATCACGGAGGAGGAAGGACTGGTCACGGTGACAGTGGCGGCGATTACGGCTTTGGGAGAGTTCGTGCCGGAGTCGATGATGGTTATGGAAATGGATATGTTAAGGAGTTTTTATCCGAACGCCGAGATCAGGAAAAGGAAGGCGGCGGATTTGGAGTATCCGCCGGCGAAAAGGAGACTGCTTTTTCGGAATGAGGATG GTGAAGCAGATGGAGTGTTGGTTTGTCATCACAATATGATTGAG GGAAATTTGAATAATGAGAGAGCTTTGGTCCCTTTACATCTTGACTACAATGCTGAGCTTTCGTGTCTTCAAATGGTAATTTATGAACATGAGGAAGAAGGTGATGCTGGTGTTTGGCCGAGTGCTTTGATGCGTGAGGAGAGCGCTGGATCGTTAGATGCGTGCAATGTACTCGATAATCTGCACAAAGCTGAAGCAGGGATATGCAATAAACAGCCAATTCAAGTTGTTCGAGGTGAGCGATGCTTCTTTGATTTGAATTTACCTCCATCAAGTTCAAATTGGGATGATTTGGCCGGTAGCGAGAGGTTAAAACATGACAAGGACTTTACTGGCACAATTTTCTTACAAGAAGCACAAAGCAACTTAGGTGGCATTCATGAATCTCATTCTTACAAAGCCTCAATGGATCAATTGAAAGATGATGCAGAACCTATTGTCCAAAGTACTGTGAAGGAAGGTTTTGTTGCAGAAGGAGATGGTAAAAAGTTTGTTCTGTCAGAGAAGGTTGATGCATTTGGTGAAGCACCAACACATTGCTTGGATTCTGAAAATACAATGAATGTTAAAGCCTTGGATAAAGACCAGAATATGAAAAAGGCAGAGACAAAGACTGACTTCCTATCAGCTGATTGCGAATCTCCAAAGAAGCAGCCTGGAAACTCATTTGGAAAATTAAAGGGCATGTATACATATTTGCCTTCACGAGAACGATTTCTTGTGGAGTCATTAGAAGATAATGAAGTTGTTAACACTCCCGAACAGCATAATCAAAACAAAAGTGGTCAGAAATCTCTCTCTGTAGAACATAAGTTGAAGAAAAACAACACAAATAGCATGCATCCAAAAGTGGCGGATACTACCTTTATATCTCCTAAG TTGGAAAGAACTAAACTACCTCACTTTGATGATTTTATAATAGAGGAAGAAGAAGGTTCAG GTGGTTATGGAACTGTTTACAGGGCTCGGAGGAAGAATGACGGGAAAAGGTTTGCTATAAAAT GTCCCCATGTTAAAGCTCATAAACAACATGTTGATAATGAGCGGAAAATGCTTGAGCGTTTTGG GGGTAGGAACTTCATTATAAAGTATGAAGGTTCTTTCAGAAGTGGTGACAGTGAGTGCTTTATTTTGGAACATGTTGAACATGATAGACCTGAG GTCTTGAAGAAAAAGATTGATCTATTTGAGCTCCAATGGTATGGCTACTGCATGTTTAGAGCCCTAGCATGCTTGCATAAGCAG GGTGTGGTGCACAGAGATGTTAAGCCCGGAAACTTTCTCTTTTCTCGGAATCTAAGCAAAGGATACCTGATTGATTTCAACCTTGCCATG GATTTACAGCAAAAGTATGCAATTAGAA ATAAATCAAAATCAAATCGTCACGTGTCCTTTGGTCATGTGCCTCTCCCTCAAGGTAAATCTGCTCTGCCAAACAGAGAAAAGAAGTTTGTGAGAAGTGATATTGTAGCTTCAAAGAAAACAGATGACTCTAATAGGAATGCGGGGAAAAGGGCTCAGGTTGTTCCCTTGACCAACGAACCTAAGATGAGTGTTGGGAATAAATTAAAAAGCCAGCGTGCAGATGGCTCAGGTATAACCTCCACTAAGGATGTGACAGACATGACTCCATCCACAGAAAAGGTGAGGGAACCTCTGCCTTGCCTAGGAAGGAAAGAGTTGATCAGCCTGGCGCAGGATGTGATTCTTAGTCCAAACCATGATGGACTAAAATCTCCTGCTTCCAAAAGGAAAAGGATCGCTGCTACTCCTGGCAAGATCAACAGCAAGATAATTTATACAACTCCAATGTCTCTGCATTTTACTGGTGCAGCTGTTTCTAGTGCTACTTTACTGAAAAGCAAAG GGGATGGGAAACATAAGAGAGAAGGTCCATGTGCTGGAACCAAGGGATTCCGTGCTCCAGAG GTCTTGTTCAGATCTCTGCATCAAGGCCCTAAGGTCGATGTCTGGTCAGCTGGAGTTACCCTGCTTTACCTGATGATAGGAAGAACTCCTTTCACTGGAGACCCTGAACA GAATATAAAAGATATTGCAAAGTTAAAGGGCAGTGAAGACTTGTGGGAAGTGGCCAAGCTACATGACCGTGAATCTTCATTTCCAGTG GAGTTATTCGATGTCAAATCCTTGCCGTCAATGAAACTACAAAATTGGTGCAAGGCTCACACGAGGAGATCTGAGTTTTTCAATGTCATTCCAAGATCGTTATTTGATCTTGTTGACAAGTGCTTGACAGTGAATCCGAGGCTAAGGATCAGTGCAGATGAAGCTCTCAGTCATGAATTCTTTGCCCTATGCCACGAGAGCTTGAGGAAGCACAGGATGTCCAGGCGGGACAGTATGGGCACTCAGAATGTTCTTGTATAA
- the LOC101313154 gene encoding protein mago nashi homolog isoform 2 encodes MAGEEENSEFYLRYYVGHKGKFGHEFLEFEFRPDGKLRYANNSNYKNDTIIRKEVYVTPAVVRECRRIITESEIMKEDDQNWPEPDRIGRQELEIVMGNEHISFTTSKIGSLVDVQGSKDPEGLRIFYYLVQDLKCFVFSLISLHFKIKPI; translated from the exons ATGGCCGGAGAAGAAGAAAACAGCGAGTTCTATCTTCGGTACTACGTGGGGCACAAGGGGAAGTTCGGGCACGAGTTCTTGGAGTTCGAGTTTCGACCCGACGGGAAGCTCCGGTACGCCAACAACTCCAACTACAAGAACGACACCATCATCCGCAAGGAGGTCTACGTCACCCCCGCCGTCGTCAGAGAGTGCCGCCGTATCATTACTGAGAGCGAG ATCATGAAAGAGGATGATCAGAACTGGCCGGAACCTGACCGTATTGGGCGGCAGGAGCTTGAGATTGTAATGGGGAACGAGCATATCTCCTTCACTACTTCAAAGATTGGATCCCTTGTTGATGTCCAGGGCAGTAAAGATCCTGAAGGTCTTCGCATCTTTTATTATCTTGTTCAG GATCTGAAGTGCTTTGTGTTCTCTCTCATCTCCCTCCACTTCAAGATCAAGCCCATATAA
- the LOC101313154 gene encoding protein mago nashi homolog isoform 1 has product MAGEEENSEFYLRYYVGHKGKFGHEFLEFEFRPDGKLRYANNSNYKNDTIIRKEVYVTPAVVRECRRIITESEIMKEDDQNWPEPDRIGRQELEIVMGNEHISFTTSKIGSLVDVQGSKDPEGLRIFYYLVQVGKYALFMILEYAFFFFLIYIVMHGIHGILILIVRSVQHLVLKCVSNCFCSIEFILIIQCILPLRDFSSKIRSITG; this is encoded by the exons ATGGCCGGAGAAGAAGAAAACAGCGAGTTCTATCTTCGGTACTACGTGGGGCACAAGGGGAAGTTCGGGCACGAGTTCTTGGAGTTCGAGTTTCGACCCGACGGGAAGCTCCGGTACGCCAACAACTCCAACTACAAGAACGACACCATCATCCGCAAGGAGGTCTACGTCACCCCCGCCGTCGTCAGAGAGTGCCGCCGTATCATTACTGAGAGCGAG ATCATGAAAGAGGATGATCAGAACTGGCCGGAACCTGACCGTATTGGGCGGCAGGAGCTTGAGATTGTAATGGGGAACGAGCATATCTCCTTCACTACTTCAAAGATTGGATCCCTTGTTGATGTCCAGGGCAGTAAAGATCCTGAAGGTCTTCGCATCTTTTATTATCTTGTTCAGGTTGGTAAATATGCTCTTTTTATGATTTTGGAATATGCCTTCTTTTTTTTCCTGATTTATATTGTTATGCATGGCATACATGGAATTTTGATATTAATTGTCAGGTCTGTACAACATCTTGTATTAAAATGTGTAAGCAACTGCTTTTGTTCTATAGAATTTATTTTAATTATCCAATGCATTTTGCCCTTGAGAGATTTTTCCTCAAAAATCAGGAGTATAACAGGGTAA
- the LOC101313641 gene encoding uclacyanin-2-like yields MALAIAFLILLVAAPAAVFGADHIVGDDQGWNSGVDYETWASGKTFTVGDTLVFNFLSNHEVDEVSLADYNGCSSSNTIKNYDSSPAKITLSKAGPSYYICPTPGHCASGMKLLVNAVAAGTPSATPPTTPTTPAPPTTTPAPPTTTPAPPTTTPAPPTNTTPASNDSPPPPPPPPKISPASSLHMSLVGVPLVLGTLIACMG; encoded by the exons ATGGCCCTGGCAATAGCTTTCCTCATACTCTTGGTGGCAGCTCCAGCTGCAGTTTTTGGAGCTGATCACATTGTTGGTGATGACCAGGGATGGAACTCAGGTGTAGATTATGAGACTTGGGCTTCCGGCAAAACCTTCACCGTCGGTGACACCCTTG TGTTCAACTTTCTCAGTAACCACGAAGTCGATGAGGTAAGCCTAGCAGACTACAACGGTTGCAGTTCAAGTAATACCATCAAAAACTATGACAGTAGCCCCGCGAAAATCACCCTCTCCAAAGCTGGTCCAAGCTACTACATATGCCCTACCCCAGGTCACTGTGCTAGTGGCATGAAGCTTTTGGTCAATGCTGTGGCCGCTGGCACCCCAAGTGCCACCCCGCCTACTACCCCCACCACGCCAGCACCACCCACAACCACGCCGGCACCACCCACCACCACGCCAGCGCCACCCACCACCACACCAGCACCACCCACTAACACCACTCCTGCCAGCAATGACTCGCCACCTCCACCACCACCACCGCCAAAGATTTCACCGGCGAGTAGTCTACACATGAGTTTGGTTGGGGTTCCACTTGTGTTGGGAACTTTGATTGCGTGTATGGGCTAG
- the LOC101312584 gene encoding flavonol synthase/flavanone 3-hydroxylase-like: MEAGDHQEGAASSSSSSSKTSGSSRTSSSTTSFTSALTLSQLGDAHVPQRYVLPPSQRPISPSYPNLSTLPILDLSSLQSSSLRPHVINNIQTACKEIGFFQVINHGIPLSVMKDALSAANEFFNLPVEDKMLLGSDNVHAPVRYGTSINHAVDKVHFWRDFIKHYSHPISEWIHLWPSNPSSYKEKMGNYARAVQVLQQQLMELVIESLGLNPNYLHDEVENGSQVMAVNCYPKCPEPELALGMPSHSDYGSITILLQSCPGLQIMDQNKNWISVPDIEGALLVQMGDQMEVLSNGQYKSVVHRVTVSDENNRLSIASLHSLSLDKKIEPAPMLVDSEHPKSYKEFSFRDFLDYITSNDIVKGRYIDTLKENP, encoded by the exons ATGGAAGCTGGTGATCATCAAGAGGGAGCAGCGAGCTCATCATCCTCATCATCGAAAACTAGTGGCAGTTCCAGAACTTCATCATCAACAACATCCTTCACTAGTGCACTGACTCTCTCCCAACTGGGGGATGCTCATGTGCCTCAACGCTATGTTCTCCCTCCTTCCCAACGACCAATTAGTCCTTCTTATCCAAACCTTTCAACTCTTCCCATTCTTGACCTTTCCTCTTTGCAAAGTTCTTCTCTTAGGCCTCATGTCATCAACAATATTCAGACTGCTTGCAAGGAAATAGGATTCTTTCAG GTTATCAACCATGGAATCCCTCTTTCGGTGATGAAAGATGCCCTAAGTGCTGCGAATGAGTTCTTTAACCTACCTGTTGAGGACAAGATGCTTTTAGGGTCTGATAATGTTCATGCACCTGTAAGATATGGAACAAGCATAAATCATGCTGTTGATAAGGTTCATTTTTGGAGAGACTTCATCAAGCACTACTCTCATCCTATCTCAGAATGGATCCATCTTTGGCCATCAAACCCTTCTTCTTACAA AGAGAAGATGGGAAACTACGCCAGAGCTGTGCAAGTGTTACAACAGCAACTAATGGAGCTTGTTATAGAAAGCCTAGGGTTAAACCCTAATTACTTACATGATGAAGTTGAAAATGGCTCCCAGGTGATGGCTGTGAATTGCTATCCCAAATGTCCAGAGCCAGAGTTGGCACTAGGCATGCCTTCACATTCAGATTACGGCTCCATAACAATTCTACTCCAAAGTTGTCCAGGGCTTCAGATCATGGACCAAAACAAGAACTGGATCTCAGTCCCCGACATTGAAGGAGCTCTGCTAGTTCAGATGGGAGACCAAATGGAGGTTCTGAGTAATGGCCAATACAAAAGTGTGGTTCACAGGGTGACTGTTAGTGATGAGAATAATAGACTTTCCATTGCAAGTCTCCATAGCCTTAGTTTGGATAAGAAGATAGAGCCTGCACCTATGCTTGTGGACAGTGAACATCCAAAGTCCTACAAAGAGTTCAGCTTCAGAGACTTTCTTGATTACATCACAAGCAATGATATCGTAAAGGGGAGGTACATTGATACGCTGAAAGAGAATCCATGA